A stretch of DNA from Longimicrobiaceae bacterium:
GCGTGGAAGGCGTTGATGATGTCCACTGCCGTCTGCCCGCCCTGCACCTCGGCGATGATCAGCCGCGCTTCGTCGCCCGTGGCCAGTGGGATCGGGGCGCCGAGCGAGCCGTACTTGGTCTGGAAGAAGACCGGTGTGCCGTCGGTCGCCTTACGCCCTGCGTCCACGACGGCCACGCGCCGGTCGGGCACGCCGGCGAAGGTCACGTTCCGGTACGCCTCGCCCACCGAGAGCGCAGTACCGCCGGTGGCGCCCTGGCCGTTCTGTGCGAAGATACGGTTGTTCCGGCGCGTGTTCGTGCTCGACGCGGTGATCACGAACTCGAAGTTCGCCGGCACCTGCTGCGCGTCCGCCAGCGCCTGCGCTCCCTGCCCCTTGTCGAGGTACGCCCGGGCGCGGCCGACCCGCGCCAGGTTGAGCAGATCCGGGGCGTTCGCCGCCTGCGCGGCGGCAATGGCGGTGGAGAAGCGCACCACCGCGCTGTCGAGCAGCTGCTGCGTGCTGAGCTCCGGCCCCTGGTTTACGGTGGCGGAGCAGAAGCCCTCCGCCAGCAGCAGATAGGAGTAGCCGGCAATCGCAGCGGATCGCGCAATCAGCTGCTGGCGGTTGGCGACCTCCGCATCCGTCCACTTCTGCAGGTTCCCCAGGATGTTGTCGGCTGAGAAGCGCGCCCGCGACAACGGGGTGTAGACGCCGAGCGCCTCGCAGTCGCTGGTGCCGTACAGCGCATCGCTGGACTGCACGTTGCGGCGGTCGTACGGCCACCGGGCCGCCGTCTGCGTGGCGTCGGTCAGCTCGCCCGCCATCACCCCGCCGAGAGCGATGTACGCCCCCGCGGCGCATTCGAAGTCGCCCACCGCCCCGTTGACCAGGAGCTGCGCGTTCGCGGGAACGACCAGCCCCTCCTCCGGAATCCGGTCCGGCGTTTCGACGTCGAGCAGATCGCTGACGTTGCATCCGGCGGCAAAGAGGGCGACGCCCAGAGCCGCGAGCCCACGGCCGAGGGCGCGGTGAGCGCCCCGGCGCCATCTATCAACTCCGTTCATCTCTCGTGCCTGGTGGTTGAGGGTCGAGCCTCGATGTTCTCCCATGGCGCCCTCCTCAGAAGCTGACGTTCAGACTGACGACGACCTGCTGCAGCTGCGGCAGGACGTTCTGCTCCCAGAGGGAGTGATTCCCGCCCCGGCTGCCGCCGTTGAACACCGACTCCGGCTCCAGGCCGTCGAACTTCGTCCAGGTGTACAGGTTCCGGCCGGCCACCCGCACAGCCGCGGTGCCGGCGCCGACCCGCTGCGCCCACGCACTCGGGACCTGGTAGGCAACGGAGACCTCGCGGAACTTCAGGAAGTCCGCGTCGTCGATCAGGGTCCCGCCGTACGGCCCGGCGGCCTGGATCTCCGCGATCCGCGCCGGGTCGAACTCCTGCGGGAACCAGTTCTCACGGCACTCGGAGAAGAAGTAGCACCGCACGCGCAGGTTGCCGTCCAGCTTCGAGAAGCCGGTCTTGAAGTCGAGCTGTCCGAAGATCTCGATGTTGTTGAACAGGCGGAGCGTCGAGCTGAACCCGCCCTCCAGGCGCGGCACGGTCCGGCCCAGGTAGATCTGGGGTGCGTCGGCGCAGGCCACGGCGCCACCCTGGCCGTTGTCGCACATCAGGTTGCGCGCGATCCCCTTCTGGTCCAGCGTGGCACTGACCACCCGGCGGCTGAACCAGGAGCCCACCGGGTGCCCGATCTGATGGCGCAGATAGGTACCGGCGCTGATGAAGTCCTCGTCGGTGATGTCACCGAGGCTCACCACCTCGTTGTTGTTCGTCGCGAAGTGGAACGACGTCTCCAGCCCGTGGCGATCCGTCCGCCACGGCTCGCCGCGGACGAGCAGCTCGATCCCCGAGTTGCGGATCTCGCCCGCGTTCACGAACTGCCGTCCAGAGAACCCGCTGGAGGGCGCGATCTCCCGCTCCAGGATGGCATCCGTCGTCCGCTGGTCGTAGTAGCTGAACTCGACGCTGAGGCGATCGTTCAGCAACCCCGCGTCGAAGCCGACCTCGAACTCCTTGCCGCGCTCCGGCCCGAGCTTCGGGTTGCCGAGGTTCTGCGGGGTCACCGTGCCCACGTCGCCGGGGCCGGTAACGGCCCTGAAGGTGCGGATGGCCGCGAAGGCCTCCGGCTGCTGGCCGGACTGCCCGTACGCCGCACGCAGCTTCAGCGTGTTGAGGAAGTTGACCCTCCAGAACGGCTCCTCCGTGACCACCCAGGCGGCGCTCAGCTTCGGGTACGTCACCAGGTCGAACTCCTCACCGAAGGCGCTGTTGTCGTCGGCCCGCAGCGCCGCCGTGAGGAAGAGACGGTCCTGCCACGCGAACTGCTGCTGCGCGAACACGCCGATCGTCACGTTCTCTACGGAGGACTCGTTGTTGGTGCGGCCCTGCGTGGTCGCCGCGATGCTGGTGAGCCCGGGTACCGGGAAGTTCTCTCCGTAGGCGTAGAGCACGTGGTCCTCCCTGCGGTACATCTGGCCGCCCAACGAAGAGCTCGATACCAGCCCCTCGCGGACCGGCAGCGAGACGGTCCCGGTGTAGTCCACCGTCGAGTAGTCGACGTTGTGCTCCCGCATCTCCTTGTAGCCCCGGTCGGAGAAGGAGAAGAAGCGGACCCACTGCCTGTCGTGGTACTGGATCTCGTTGTCCTGCTCGCGCGTCAGGTCCTGGCCGAGGGTGAGGCGATGGGTGAACCAGGAGAAGGGGCGGTGGTTCGCCGTGAACGAGATGGTGGTGCGCGCCAGGTCCTGCCAGCTGTCGAAGGCACCGATGTACGCTTCGGGCGTCCCGCTGTAGAAGCCGCGGCGCGGGTCGTCGCCAACCAGGCGGTCGGGACGCGCGAAGAACGTCGTCCAGGTGAGTCCACCGCCGCCTGCCTCGAGCGCGATGTTCGTGCGGCCGGTCTTGTAGCCCAGGCTCGCGTTCACGTCCCACTTCTCGCTGGGCGCGATGGTCACGTTGGCGCGGCCGCCCCAGTGCCGCAGGCTGTTTTCGGGGTCAGCGCCGGTGCTGTTCTCGAAGCTCCCGGCGACGTAGTAGCGGATCAGGTCGGCGCCACCGGAGATGCTGAGGTCGTAGTCCTGCAGGTGGCCGGTCTGCCAGATCTGGTTGCCGCGCGACTTCTCCAACTCGACGATGTCGATGCTCTCGATGGTGCCGTCACGTCCCACGTCGAAGTAGTTCTCCCAGAGCCGCCCCTCCTGGTTGGCGAACCAGTTCGCCCCCTGCTTCACGGTCGCGGTGATCCGCGGCTGCCCCGAGCGCCCCCTCTTGGTGATGATCTGGATCACCCCGTTGGAGGCCTCGGTGCCGTACAGCGTCGCGGCGGCCGGACCCTTGAGGATCTCGATGCTCTCGATGTCCTCGGGGTTGATGTCGTTCCACCGCGAGAGGCTGCGCGAGCCGAACGCCTGGTTCACCGGGCCCGTGGACTGGTCGTTGTTGACGCGCACCCCGTCGATGTAGACCAGCGGCTCGTTGGAGAGCGAGAAGCTCTTCGCGCCACGAATGCGGACGCGGTTGCCGCCGCCCAGCATCCCCGTGGTGTTGATGATGGTGACGCCCGCGGCGCGGCCGTTGAGCATCTGCGTCACCGTGCTCACGGGCGCCTTCTCGGCAATCTCAGCCGCGTCCACCCGGGCCACGGTGGTTCCCAGCGACCGCTGCCGGGTCTCGCCCGCGGTCCCGGTCACCACCAGCGCGTCGAGCGCGACGGCGGACTGCCCGAGCTCCAGGTCGGCCGTCGCGGTGCCGCCGGGCGCGACCGTGACGCGCCGCTCGCCGGGCGAGTACCCGATCAGCTCTACCCGGACCGTCTGCGACCCGGCGGGAACGCCGGCGAGCAGGTACTCGCCGCCGCTCCCGGTGACGGTGCGGCGTCCCGTCCCGGGGACGGTCACCTGCGCCCCTGCGAGCGCCCTCTGGCTCCCGGCCTCGGTGACGGTCCCCCGGACGGTGCCGGTGGCCTGAGCGTGCAGGGGGGGCGCGCCGACGCCGAGCAGTACCGCCACCGCGGCGGCCGCAAGCGTCAGCCTTGCGCGTGTGAACTGGCCCATCGCTTTCCTCCTGGGTGGACTCGGTGCTCTGCGGAATGCTGCAGAGATGGTGCGCGATGCGAACGGCGTGTGCGTGGGGGTAGCCTCCCGGGCCGGTGGTGGAGAGCGCGGGGACGGCAGATCGCCCGGGAACGGGCGCCGCCCCCCGACCGCGGCGCCCGATGCGCGGAGGCGTGACGCCCCCATCGAAACGGCCCGCCCGGCGCGGGAAGCCGCGAGAGTCCTTCGATTCACGGTAACGCGCGGCCCCGGGACTGTCAAAGGGAACGTGGAGCCGTTCCCTCCCGAAGGCGGAGATCCGCGGCGCGCGGGCGCCGCGGCCGCACGGCAGTTCCGCGCCGCTCCTGGGCTTTCTCACCGCTCATCCCAGAAAACCAACGTTTCGTCCGCTTCGGAAAGATCCTCCCGGCGCCGCCGGTGCCCCCTGGGGGAAACGAAGGGCCCGCGGGATCTCCCGCGGGCCCTCGGTCACCGGGACGGACGCGCCCCAGCAGGGAGTCTCAGCTCCGGTCCCACCAGACGCGGTCGTTGAGCCCCGCCCCGCCCTGGCGCGAGATGGCTTCCTGCAGGTTCGCCTTGTTCAGCGAACCCTCCAGCCCCGGGTACGGGAGCCGGACGGGGATCTTCCCGTCGTTCAGGGCGTCGGGTCCGGCGGTCAGGGCCGGGTGGCCCAGCCGCCGCCACTCCGCGTAGGCCTCGGGACCGTTGCCGTACAGGGCGATCCACTTCTGCATCCCGATGCTCGGGAGCCCGGCGTACGCCACCGACGGCTGCGCCAGGTACGCCGAGATCTGCGCCTGCGGGATCCCGTGCTGCAGCATGGACGCGGTGATCGCCTGCCGGTAGAGCGCCGCCGCGTCTCCGGCGGTCCACCCGCGCTGCGCCGCCTCCGCCTGCAGGAAGAGCACTTCGGCGTAGCTCATCAGCACCAGGGGCGAGTTGGCCGAGCGGAAGGCGACGCCGATCCGGGACAGGGAGTCCAGCGAGATCGCCTCCATGCTCCCGTTGGGCATTCCCCTGTAGTTCCCGCCCTTGTTCTTGTCGGCGTAGACCGGCAGACGCGGGTCGGAGAGCCCTTTCAGCCGGTTCACCAGCGTCGCGCTGATGTTGTGGTCCACCGGGCGGCTCCGGTCGTACGCGAAGATCGGGTTCACGTTCACCCCGTTGTCCACGTACCGCAGCATCGCGTTGTCCGCGTTGGAGCCGAAGACCCCGTCCGACAGCGCGGCCGCGAACTCGGTCCTGGCGCGCGCCGGGTCCGCGTCCGACATCCGCATGGCCACCCGAAGCCGGAGCGAGTTGGCGAACAGGCGCCACCTGGCCGCGTTCCCGCCATAGATCAGGTCCGCGTTCCCCAGCGCGGGGGCGCCCGGCTGGATGGCCGCGCTCGCCGCCTTCAGGTCCGCCAGGAGCCCCTGGTAGATCTGCTGCTGCGGGTCGTACCTGACGGTGAGCCCGGCCGAGGCGTCGCGCCCGCGGAGCGCCTCGGAAAACCCGGCGTCGCCCCACAGGTCGGTCACGACCTGGAAGGTCCAGCTCTGCATGACCTCCCCCATCGCGGCCACGTTGGGCCGGCCGGTCTTCTGGCCGCGCTCGATCACCTCCTGGAAGTCCTGGAGGGGCCCGGAGTAGAAGCCGGTCCAGTGCGCCTCCACCCTGGAGTCGGTGACCTCGTACCGGTCCTCCTCCGAATACCGGCTCTCCGCCAGGTGCTGTACCCAGAGCGCGGTCATGTCCATGCTCAGGCTGGCGCCCAGCGCCCTCGACACGGCGGCTTCCACCGCGTTCGGGAAGAGGTACTCGGCGCCGACGTCCACCGGCTCGTTGGGGTTGACGTTCAGCTCCGTCAGTCCGGCGTCGCACCCGCCCAGGACGGCGGCGCACCCGACCACGGCCGCCCCGCGGAGGATCCAGGATCGGTTCGTCATCGCTCGCTCGGAGTTCGCTTTATAATGTTTCACGGCGTCACCGTGAGGCTGAGGCCGATGCTGCGCAGCGAGGGCATCTGGCTGTACTCGAAGCCCTGCGCATTCCCGGCGTTGAACGCGGTCTCGGGGTCGATGTTCGGCACGTCGGACCAGAGCGCCAGGTTGCGGCCCACCAGCGCCACCGTGAGCCCGTCCAGGCGCATCCGGCCGGACCAGGCGCTCGGCACCTGGTACCCGAGGCGGACCTCGCGGAGCTTGACGAAGCTGGCGTCGTACACGAACTCCTCGGCGATCCCGCTCAGGCCGCGGTGGTACGACTGCGCCAGGACCTTCCGGGTGTTCGGGACGGTGTCGCCATTGACCACCCTCACCCCCGGGACCACCATGCTGTCGAAGGGGGTGTTCTCGCGTCCCTGGAGCGTCTCGATCAGCACGCCGGACCGGCGGCCGTACCGGTTCGTCATGGAGTAGATCGAGCCGCCGCGGCGCGCGTCGAGGAGGAAGCTGAGGTCGACGTTGCCGTAGGAGAGGCGGTTGCTCAGCCCGCCGGTCCAGTCCGGGTGGTAGTTGCCCAGGTACCCGTTGGGGTTGCTGCTGTTGTTGAGCGGGAGCCCGTTGCTCCCGACCACGATGTTCCCCTTGCTGTCGCGGACGTACTTGCGGCCGTACATCGCCCCGTACGCCTCACCCTTCCTCGCCTCCACGGAGACCCCGTAGTACGTGTCGAGCACGATCGTCTCGAGGTCGCCGAACAGCTCGTCCACGCGGTTGCGGTTGCGGGAGAAGGTCCCGACGACGTTCCACCGGAAGCCGTTGTCCAGCGAGACCGGGGTGGCGTCCACCAGGAGCTCGATCCCGCGGTTGCTGATCGTCCCCGCGTTGAGCATCCGCGCGGTGAAGCCCGTCAGCGGCGTGATCTGGACCGGGATGATCTGGTTGGAGGTGGACTTGTCGTAGTAGGTGAGCTCCACGCCGAGGCGGTTGTCCAGGAAGCGCAGCTCGGTGCCGGCCTCCCAGGCGCGCGTGATCTCCGGCTTCAGGTCGAAGTTGCGCAGCCGGTTGCTGGCCGTGAAGCGCGGGATCCCGTTGAAGGGCGCGTCGGCGATGTACGGGTCCACGAGCTGGTACGGCTGCGTGTCGTTGCCGACCTCGGCCCACCCCGCCCGCAGCTTCCCGAACGACAGGAACCCCGCCGCGAAGCCCGGGAACGCGTCCGTGAAGACGAAGCTGCTGGAGACGGAAGGATAGAAGAAGGAGCGGTTGGACTCCGGGAGCGTGGACGACCAGTCGTTGCGCCCCGTGACGTCCACGAAGAGGTAGTTGCGGAATCCGACCTGGGCCGCGCCGTACAGGCTGTTGACGCGCTCCCGCTCCCGCCAGTCGGCGAGCGCGGGCGTGACGGCGGCGTTCCCGAGGTCGAAGAGCGAGGGGACGACGACGTCCTGGACGGACACCGCGTTCGAGCGGTAGTCGTTGTCGCGCCGGTTGCCGCCGAAGTTCGTGGTCAGGCTCCAGGCTCCCTGCCGGTCCCAGCGCCCGGAAAGGAGGAAGTCCGTGTTGGTCTCCTGCCGGAAGACGTTGGCCTCGTCGAACGCCCCGTTGACGCCGGAGATCCCGCGGGTGCCCGCCTCCCAGGTCTTCTTGCGGTTCTCCTGGGACCAGTCGGTCCCGGAGCGCACCGTCGCCGTGAGCCAGGGGGCCACGTCGAAGGCCAGGGAGCCGCTCCCGATCACGCGGTCGCGGGCGTCCCAGTTGCGGTTCACCTGCGTCGTCCAGTACGGGTTGTTGTTCCAGCGGTTGTTCCAGTTGAACTGGCTGCCGTCGTCGTTGCGGAGCCGGTTCTTCAGCATGCGGGTGTCCACCTGCCGGCCGAACCAGAGGAACTGCCACATCACGTTGTCCTCGCCGTACCCCTGGGCGGGGCGGTTCTCGGCGTCGGCATTGATGTACTGGAACGACCCGTCTATGCGCAGGCGCTCGCCCAGGTCGCCGCCGCCGTTCAGCGCGACCGTGGTCCGCTCCTGACGGAAGCCGGGGTACGCCCCGTCCTGGTTCAGGTTGGCGATGGAGAGCCGCACGCCGGCGTGGTCGGAGCGCGTGGCGAAGGCGACGCTCGTGTTGGCGGTGCGACCGGTCTCGAAGAAGTCGCGCACGTTGTTCGGGTTGGCGACCCAGGGCGCCGGCTGCCCGTTGGAGAAGAACTGCGGGATCATCTGCCCGTCGAGCCGCGGGCCCCAGCTCTCGTCGTAGTCGTCGAAGGTGCCGCCGCCCTTGCCGTCCTTGTAGGCGTACCTGCCGTTCCACCCCTGGCCGTAGCTGTTCTGGTAGGTGGGGAGCTTGAGCGGCGTCTCGAACGTCACCTGGCTGCTCGCGCTGACCGTCGTCCCCTGCGCGCTGCGCCCGGACTTGGTGGTGATCAGGATCGCCCCGTTCGCGGCGCGGGAGCCGTACAGCGCCGCCGCGTTCGGTCCCTTGAGCACCGAGATGCTCGCGATGTCGGCGGGGTTGATGTCCTGGATGGCGTTGCCGTAGTCGAGCGCGTTGTACCCCCGGGTCCCGCTCTGGGAGGACACATTGCTCACCGGGATCCCGTCCACCACGAAGAGCGGCTGGTTGTTCCCGGTCAGCGAGCTGGCGCCCCGGATCACGATGCGCGCCGAGCCGCCCGCGGTGTTGGAGTTGGTGATCTGCACGCCGGACACCTTGCCGGAGAGCGCGGTCACCAGGTTCGGGTCGCGCGCCCGGTTCAGCTCGTCTCCCTCGATCTGCTGCACCGAGGTGGAGACGGCGCGCTCCTGCTGCGTGATGCCCAGCGCGGTGACCACCAGCCCCTCCAGCGCGACGGCGGAGGGGCTCAGGTGGAAGTCGACCGTGGCCGTCTCCCCGGCCCCCAGGGTGACCGTCCTGTCCACCGCCGTGTGCCCCATCAGCACCGCGCGGACGGTGCGCGCACCGGCGGGGACGTTGGCGATCACGTACTCGCCGTTGCTTCCCGTCACGGCGCTGCGCTGCGTCCCCGCGACGGAGACCTGCACTCCGGAAAGCGGGGTCTGGGTGCCGCCGGTCACGGTGCCGCGAATGGTTCCGGTGGCCTGTGCGTGGATCGACGAGGCGCCCGTGCAGAGCGCCGCCACGAAGGCGACGGTGCTCAGGGCGCGCATCGTCCGGGTGAATCGGCCCATCGATCTCCTCCTGGGTACGGTGCGGTCGTTCGGGACGTTCAGCGAGCGATCACGAACCAGAAACGTGGGGGCATCCTCCGGGGCAGGGCTGGCGTGAGAAGAAGGGGCGCCGGAGCAGGTGCGGACCCGCCGGACCAGCGCGATGGGCCCACGGCGCGCGCGGGCTGAGGCAGCGGAAGCAGGATTTGAGACACCGGGGCCGTACAGGGTCGGTCGATGGCAGAGTAGAGCACGCCGGACAAGGTGTCAAGCCTGGAGCGGTCGGCTGCGCAGGGGTCCCCGGGCGGTGTTCGGGCTCCGGAACGCTGAACGGCAACGTAGCTGCCGGATGCCCGGCGCGAAAGTGCGCGAAGTGGACGGGTGCCTGCCCGGGGCGGAAACGCCCCTCCCGACGCGAACGACGGCACGGCGCTCCGGGGAGCACCGTGCCGCCGTATGTAGCCGCCGCCGTTCCGGCGCGGCCGTCCTGCGAAGCCGCTACTGCACGCAGGGCGCCCCGAGCGGGGGAACCGGCCTGTCCACGGCCGGGCGGGTGGGGGCGTTCGCCACGTCGCCCGCGATGGTGGAGATCAGCCGGGCCACGCGCGCGAGCTTCTCGTAGTCGATCGTGTCGGGCTCGTCCGAGGGCTTGTGGTAGTCCTCGTGCAGCCCGGTGGTGAAGAAGGTCACCGGGATGCCGTAGCGGGCGTAGCTGTAGTGATCGGAGCGGCAGAAGATCTGCT
This window harbors:
- a CDS encoding SusC/RagA family TonB-linked outer membrane protein, with amino-acid sequence MGQFTRARLTLAAAAVAVLLGVGAPPLHAQATGTVRGTVTEAGSQRALAGAQVTVPGTGRRTVTGSGGEYLLAGVPAGSQTVRVELIGYSPGERRVTVAPGGTATADLELGQSAVALDALVVTGTAGETRQRSLGTTVARVDAAEIAEKAPVSTVTQMLNGRAAGVTIINTTGMLGGGNRVRIRGAKSFSLSNEPLVYIDGVRVNNDQSTGPVNQAFGSRSLSRWNDINPEDIESIEILKGPAAATLYGTEASNGVIQIITKRGRSGQPRITATVKQGANWFANQEGRLWENYFDVGRDGTIESIDIVELEKSRGNQIWQTGHLQDYDLSISGGADLIRYYVAGSFENSTGADPENSLRHWGGRANVTIAPSEKWDVNASLGYKTGRTNIALEAGGGGLTWTTFFARPDRLVGDDPRRGFYSGTPEAYIGAFDSWQDLARTTISFTANHRPFSWFTHRLTLGQDLTREQDNEIQYHDRQWVRFFSFSDRGYKEMREHNVDYSTVDYTGTVSLPVREGLVSSSSLGGQMYRREDHVLYAYGENFPVPGLTSIAATTQGRTNNESSVENVTIGVFAQQQFAWQDRLFLTAALRADDNSAFGEEFDLVTYPKLSAAWVVTEEPFWRVNFLNTLKLRAAYGQSGQQPEAFAAIRTFRAVTGPGDVGTVTPQNLGNPKLGPERGKEFEVGFDAGLLNDRLSVEFSYYDQRTTDAILEREIAPSSGFSGRQFVNAGEIRNSGIELLVRGEPWRTDRHGLETSFHFATNNNEVVSLGDITDEDFISAGTYLRHQIGHPVGSWFSRRVVSATLDQKGIARNLMCDNGQGGAVACADAPQIYLGRTVPRLEGGFSSTLRLFNNIEIFGQLDFKTGFSKLDGNLRVRCYFFSECRENWFPQEFDPARIAEIQAAGPYGGTLIDDADFLKFREVSVAYQVPSAWAQRVGAGTAAVRVAGRNLYTWTKFDGLEPESVFNGGSRGGNHSLWEQNVLPQLQQVVVSLNVSF
- a CDS encoding SusD/RagB family nutrient-binding outer membrane lipoprotein: MTNRSWILRGAAVVGCAAVLGGCDAGLTELNVNPNEPVDVGAEYLFPNAVEAAVSRALGASLSMDMTALWVQHLAESRYSEEDRYEVTDSRVEAHWTGFYSGPLQDFQEVIERGQKTGRPNVAAMGEVMQSWTFQVVTDLWGDAGFSEALRGRDASAGLTVRYDPQQQIYQGLLADLKAASAAIQPGAPALGNADLIYGGNAARWRLFANSLRLRVAMRMSDADPARARTEFAAALSDGVFGSNADNAMLRYVDNGVNVNPIFAYDRSRPVDHNISATLVNRLKGLSDPRLPVYADKNKGGNYRGMPNGSMEAISLDSLSRIGVAFRSANSPLVLMSYAEVLFLQAEAAQRGWTAGDAAALYRQAITASMLQHGIPQAQISAYLAQPSVAYAGLPSIGMQKWIALYGNGPEAYAEWRRLGHPALTAGPDALNDGKIPVRLPYPGLEGSLNKANLQEAISRQGGAGLNDRVWWDRS
- a CDS encoding SusC/RagA family TonB-linked outer membrane protein; translation: MGRFTRTMRALSTVAFVAALCTGASSIHAQATGTIRGTVTGGTQTPLSGVQVSVAGTQRSAVTGSNGEYVIANVPAGARTVRAVLMGHTAVDRTVTLGAGETATVDFHLSPSAVALEGLVVTALGITQQERAVSTSVQQIEGDELNRARDPNLVTALSGKVSGVQITNSNTAGGSARIVIRGASSLTGNNQPLFVVDGIPVSNVSSQSGTRGYNALDYGNAIQDINPADIASISVLKGPNAAALYGSRAANGAILITTKSGRSAQGTTVSASSQVTFETPLKLPTYQNSYGQGWNGRYAYKDGKGGGTFDDYDESWGPRLDGQMIPQFFSNGQPAPWVANPNNVRDFFETGRTANTSVAFATRSDHAGVRLSIANLNQDGAYPGFRQERTTVALNGGGDLGERLRIDGSFQYINADAENRPAQGYGEDNVMWQFLWFGRQVDTRMLKNRLRNDDGSQFNWNNRWNNNPYWTTQVNRNWDARDRVIGSGSLAFDVAPWLTATVRSGTDWSQENRKKTWEAGTRGISGVNGAFDEANVFRQETNTDFLLSGRWDRQGAWSLTTNFGGNRRDNDYRSNAVSVQDVVVPSLFDLGNAAVTPALADWRERERVNSLYGAAQVGFRNYLFVDVTGRNDWSSTLPESNRSFFYPSVSSSFVFTDAFPGFAAGFLSFGKLRAGWAEVGNDTQPYQLVDPYIADAPFNGIPRFTASNRLRNFDLKPEITRAWEAGTELRFLDNRLGVELTYYDKSTSNQIIPVQITPLTGFTARMLNAGTISNRGIELLVDATPVSLDNGFRWNVVGTFSRNRNRVDELFGDLETIVLDTYYGVSVEARKGEAYGAMYGRKYVRDSKGNIVVGSNGLPLNNSSNPNGYLGNYHPDWTGGLSNRLSYGNVDLSFLLDARRGGSIYSMTNRYGRRSGVLIETLQGRENTPFDSMVVPGVRVVNGDTVPNTRKVLAQSYHRGLSGIAEEFVYDASFVKLREVRLGYQVPSAWSGRMRLDGLTVALVGRNLALWSDVPNIDPETAFNAGNAQGFEYSQMPSLRSIGLSLTVTP
- a CDS encoding RagB/SusD family nutrient uptake outer membrane protein, whose protein sequence is MGEHRGSTLNHQAREMNGVDRWRRGAHRALGRGLAALGVALFAAGCNVSDLLDVETPDRIPEEGLVVPANAQLLVNGAVGDFECAAGAYIALGGVMAGELTDATQTAARWPYDRRNVQSSDALYGTSDCEALGVYTPLSRARFSADNILGNLQKWTDAEVANRQQLIARSAAIAGYSYLLLAEGFCSATVNQGPELSTQQLLDSAVVRFSTAIAAAQAANAPDLLNLARVGRARAYLDKGQGAQALADAQQVPANFEFVITASSTNTRRNNRIFAQNGQGATGGTALSVGEAYRNVTFAGVPDRRVAVVDAGRKATDGTPVFFQTKYGSLGAPIPLATGDEARLIIAEVQGGQTAVDIINAFHARAGLPAFAGGTAQEIRQQVIEERRRELFLEGHRLFDIRRLNLPLSPAPGTPYRKGGLYGDSRCFPLPDVEIRNNPNI